A window of the Microscilla marina ATCC 23134 genome harbors these coding sequences:
- a CDS encoding GNAT family N-acetyltransferase has protein sequence MLIRKATQEDHDAVWDIIRQVIAKGDTYVFAPNSHKEKMLNYWCAPNKHTYVAVVDEKVAGTFVIADNFPDLGAHVANAGYMTLPGMTGKGLGTAMGKFSLEEAKKLGYKAMQFNLVVKSNERAVKLWQKLGFQIIGEIPKAFQHQTDGLTNAYIMWQAL, from the coding sequence ATGCTCATCAGAAAAGCTACTCAAGAAGACCATGATGCCGTATGGGATATCATACGCCAGGTAATAGCCAAAGGCGATACCTATGTTTTTGCCCCCAACTCTCATAAAGAAAAAATGCTCAATTATTGGTGCGCGCCCAATAAACATACTTACGTGGCAGTAGTAGATGAAAAGGTTGCGGGTACTTTTGTGATTGCCGATAATTTTCCGGATTTGGGAGCACACGTGGCCAATGCTGGCTATATGACCTTGCCTGGCATGACAGGTAAGGGTTTGGGAACTGCTATGGGCAAGTTTTCGTTAGAGGAAGCAAAAAAACTAGGGTATAAAGCAATGCAGTTTAATTTAGTAGTAAAAAGCAATGAGCGAGCAGTAAAGTTGTGGCAAAAGTTGGGGTTTCAAATTATAGGAGAGATTCCGAAAGCCTTCCAACATCAAACAGACGGGCTTACCAACGCTTATATCATGTGGCAAGCACTTTAA
- a CDS encoding 7TM diverse intracellular signaling domain-containing protein codes for MIQFTAIAQGNRQVVLKDNVHSYSIGTQTFIFKTTDATIDINQVASGKFDQHFTLSHHQNIIKGHSDAYFWVMIEIKNLSKSPDWLLEYAYPTLDYIDFYSFDQQTKKWKVINTGDRRAFDSRPIFNRNFVFPLDFSKVKKQRVYLRVWGTGTIQIPLKIHARSQFYKESSWSDVVYGLLYGVLILILAHSFFLYISLNDLSYLFYIMFVIGSLLFYPSDSGHTYQYIWPNSTYWANQVIPFGMAVMTTGSVLFAIFFLNIREYSRGLYKAMQATIVLGVVLMILVFVLPFRTSIEFIGYTILLNSILLISSGVVAWRKGNLSSRYFTIAWIVYTFGILLHAFKDFGLLPESSVVWHSTEVSAVIEIVLLSMALGDKYNIFKAEREKLSAEMLQMKEKENEKLDRKVKERTAKLVETNEELNQTIEELDLTNEQLNKMNIELEKKNSDITESINYAKRIQSAMLPHDTYVTQDFPKHFIFFRPRDIVSGDFYWFGKKHFKGEDYQVLMVADCTGHGVPGAFMTILASSIIHEIIKYKDYVSPKDILYTLDGKLNETLQSQSGSKVNDGMDMAILVINERDKSLQFAGAKTPLYYVRDGEFHQVKGSIFPIGGSHQYKTAKQFEDFDLQLQPGDTLYLSSDGFQDQFSKEMGGKFLKKNFRNLLLKISPLTVEEQEENLQIELDNWKGGIRQTDDILVVGLKID; via the coding sequence TTGATACAGTTTACCGCCATTGCTCAAGGCAACAGGCAGGTAGTATTGAAAGATAATGTACACTCTTACTCTATAGGAACCCAAACCTTTATTTTTAAAACTACTGATGCTACTATTGATATCAATCAAGTAGCCAGTGGTAAGTTTGATCAACATTTTACTTTATCTCATCACCAAAATATTATCAAAGGGCATTCTGACGCTTATTTTTGGGTAATGATCGAGATAAAAAACCTGTCTAAAAGCCCTGATTGGTTGTTAGAGTATGCTTATCCAACCCTTGACTATATTGATTTTTACTCGTTTGACCAACAAACTAAAAAATGGAAAGTGATTAATACAGGAGATCGAAGAGCTTTTGACTCGCGTCCTATATTTAATCGCAACTTTGTGTTTCCACTTGATTTTAGTAAAGTCAAAAAACAACGAGTTTATTTAAGGGTATGGGGAACAGGTACTATTCAGATTCCTCTTAAAATACACGCGAGGTCTCAGTTTTACAAAGAGTCGTCCTGGTCAGATGTTGTATACGGCTTGCTCTATGGAGTTTTAATTTTGATTTTAGCGCACAGCTTCTTCCTATATATCTCTCTCAATGATTTAAGCTATTTATTTTATATCATGTTTGTGATAGGGTCACTATTATTTTACCCTTCCGACAGCGGACATACCTATCAGTATATATGGCCAAACAGTACTTATTGGGCAAATCAGGTAATTCCGTTTGGTATGGCAGTGATGACTACAGGGTCTGTGCTATTTGCCATATTTTTTCTCAATATCAGAGAATATTCCCGCGGGTTATACAAAGCAATGCAAGCAACCATTGTATTAGGGGTAGTGTTGATGATATTGGTGTTTGTTTTGCCTTTCCGTACTTCTATTGAGTTCATTGGGTACACTATTTTGCTAAACTCTATTTTATTGATCTCGTCAGGGGTAGTAGCTTGGCGCAAAGGTAACTTGTCTTCACGTTATTTTACTATAGCCTGGATAGTGTACACGTTTGGTATCTTGCTGCATGCTTTCAAAGACTTTGGACTGTTGCCCGAAAGTTCGGTCGTTTGGCACTCTACCGAAGTATCAGCAGTAATAGAAATTGTATTGCTCTCGATGGCATTGGGTGACAAATACAATATTTTTAAAGCTGAACGCGAAAAGTTGTCAGCAGAAATGCTACAAATGAAAGAGAAAGAAAACGAAAAGTTAGACAGAAAAGTAAAAGAACGCACTGCAAAGTTAGTAGAAACCAACGAAGAGCTTAACCAAACCATAGAGGAACTGGACTTGACCAATGAACAACTCAACAAAATGAATATTGAGTTGGAAAAGAAAAACTCAGACATTACCGAAAGTATCAATTATGCCAAACGTATTCAATCGGCAATGCTACCCCACGATACTTATGTGACTCAAGATTTTCCCAAGCACTTTATATTTTTTCGCCCCCGCGACATAGTAAGTGGAGACTTTTACTGGTTTGGCAAAAAACACTTCAAAGGCGAAGATTATCAGGTGTTGATGGTGGCCGATTGTACCGGACATGGAGTGCCTGGAGCATTTATGACTATTTTGGCGAGCAGTATTATTCATGAGATTATCAAGTATAAAGATTACGTAAGCCCTAAAGATATTTTGTATACTTTAGACGGGAAGCTCAACGAAACCCTACAGTCGCAAAGTGGTTCAAAAGTAAACGATGGAATGGATATGGCCATTCTGGTAATCAATGAAAGAGATAAGTCACTACAGTTTGCGGGTGCCAAAACTCCACTATATTATGTAAGAGATGGAGAGTTTCATCAGGTAAAAGGATCTATTTTTCCTATTGGAGGTTCGCATCAATATAAAACCGCTAAGCAGTTTGAAGATTTTGATTTGCAACTTCAGCCTGGTGATACTTTATACTTGTCTTCAGACGGTTTTCAAGACCAGTTTAGCAAAGAAATGGGTGGGAAGTTCCTTAAGAAAAACTTCCGTAATTTATTGCTAAAAATAAGCCCGTTAACGGTGGAAGAACAAGAGGAAAACTTACAAATAGAGCTAGACAATTGGAAAGGGGGCATTCGCCAAACTGATGATATATTGGTAGTAGGGCTTAAAATTGACTGA
- a CDS encoding SgcJ/EcaC family oxidoreductase, producing the protein MNTNTMFQQTYTSNPEDIVVLFVQAFNDRDAVALANLFVEDAEFVNVVGLWWHNRQAIWKAHDYGLKTIFNQSIVELRKVKIKLVTPEVALVQARMKLTGQTAHADITQPQSRQNVISFVAYRQSLGWVAVSAHNTDIIPGKETNIVDESGNITSVDYREQ; encoded by the coding sequence ATGAATACTAATACTATGTTTCAACAAACCTATACCTCTAACCCTGAAGACATTGTGGTTTTATTTGTGCAAGCATTTAACGATCGTGATGCAGTGGCGCTTGCCAATTTGTTTGTCGAAGATGCCGAGTTTGTAAATGTAGTAGGGCTTTGGTGGCACAACCGTCAAGCTATTTGGAAAGCCCACGACTACGGGTTAAAAACTATTTTTAACCAATCTATTGTAGAGTTGCGAAAAGTAAAAATAAAGCTTGTGACGCCAGAGGTAGCTTTGGTACAAGCACGTATGAAATTGACCGGACAAACTGCCCATGCGGACATTACCCAACCCCAAAGCCGTCAAAATGTAATTAGTTTTGTAGCATATCGTCAATCGTTGGGTTGGGTGGCTGTATCGGCGCATAACACTGACATAATACCTGGCAAAGAAACCAATATTGTAGATGAATCGGGCAATATTACCTCGGTAGACTATCGGGAGCAGTAA
- a CDS encoding SpoIIE family protein phosphatase → MQKIWKYLVVLIINTHSLWAQTPPQITLQRIDSLTKQLNTPKNHHYQFIRVIERTIRGLDSASILKIGNKVASLLQQHPRPIFRVMSPALMAYLYDATQNRTLAIEKMQEAIALAQTKSTKTVLAELYRDFGHLQNAANDGNSINSFFASYELFLALGQKAKAVKSLYSVATTQYGSDVPINKKIESFREVIKQEKYCQDSLPHRMLINSYNAIGMLYFRQQKYKKAEKELQIALKISEAKKDSAWIGILSGNFSLLYRENKEYYKALKYLKTDLSLSKKNKERLSLAYVYISFGDIYRILQKYTKAKAYYDSARVESIHNRFTHKKSSVLQEPLQMSYYGLARLFAAQHSYKQAYRYRDLAAKLSDTITQRKLQSKVNQVQAAYNIEKKQKEVLLLTKKNDLKEATIQRQNLINIAIGIVLFFTLVLAIVLYISNKERKKNNKILRQQQDEIVTQNEELVQQREEILAQQSFVTSQNQELSFKNQQIKSSINSALHIQKAILPYQQKLRNLLSDYFVIYRPKDVVSGDFYWINKVKDKTILIAADCTGHGIPGAFMSLICHTLFDKIIRTCHITDSAEILEKAQNEIRDLLRQQELGYANGMDVCLVVLESLKDNVKIQFTGARRPLYVIKHGCPTIEELRGDRMSIGGRERRNQVKFSSQQLILKTGSLLYLSSDGYADQNNINRRPYTTNQLKTTLESVKDHSMTKQKEILEAKLQTHMRGTDQRDDIMLIGVKLG, encoded by the coding sequence ATGCAAAAAATCTGGAAATACCTTGTAGTACTCATCATAAACACCCACTCCCTTTGGGCACAAACCCCTCCACAGATTACGCTCCAACGAATAGACAGTTTAACAAAGCAACTTAACACACCTAAAAACCACCATTACCAATTTATAAGAGTTATAGAAAGAACGATCAGAGGTTTAGACTCTGCCAGTATATTAAAAATAGGTAACAAAGTGGCTTCACTTCTACAACAGCACCCTCGCCCCATATTTCGCGTCATGTCTCCAGCATTGATGGCCTACTTGTATGATGCTACTCAAAATCGTACACTGGCCATAGAAAAGATGCAAGAAGCCATCGCATTGGCTCAAACAAAATCTACAAAAACGGTATTAGCAGAGCTCTACCGCGATTTTGGGCATTTGCAAAATGCTGCCAATGACGGAAACTCAATTAACAGTTTTTTTGCCTCTTACGAACTTTTTCTTGCACTTGGGCAAAAGGCAAAGGCAGTAAAATCACTTTACAGCGTAGCAACTACTCAGTATGGCTCTGATGTACCTATAAACAAAAAAATAGAAAGTTTTCGGGAGGTAATCAAACAAGAAAAATACTGCCAGGATAGTTTACCTCACCGTATGCTCATCAACTCATACAATGCCATTGGAATGTTGTATTTTAGGCAACAAAAGTATAAAAAGGCTGAAAAGGAGCTTCAGATTGCACTCAAAATCTCTGAAGCCAAAAAAGATTCGGCCTGGATTGGCATTCTAAGTGGAAACTTTTCGCTGCTCTATCGCGAAAACAAAGAATATTATAAAGCCCTAAAATACCTTAAGACAGACCTAAGTCTCAGTAAAAAAAACAAAGAACGCCTGAGTTTGGCCTATGTATACATTAGTTTTGGTGATATTTACCGGATATTACAAAAGTACACCAAAGCAAAAGCTTACTACGACAGCGCCAGAGTAGAGAGTATTCACAATCGCTTTACCCACAAAAAGTCTAGTGTGCTACAAGAGCCCTTACAAATGAGCTACTATGGATTAGCGCGCTTATTTGCTGCTCAACATAGTTATAAACAAGCCTACAGATACCGAGACCTTGCGGCTAAACTAAGCGATACCATTACTCAAAGAAAACTACAAAGCAAAGTAAATCAAGTGCAAGCCGCCTATAATATAGAAAAAAAACAAAAGGAGGTGTTGCTGCTTACTAAGAAAAACGACCTAAAAGAGGCTACCATCCAGCGACAAAACCTAATTAACATCGCAATAGGCATAGTATTGTTTTTTACCTTGGTGCTTGCTATAGTATTGTACATCAGCAACAAGGAAAGAAAAAAAAATAATAAGATACTTAGGCAGCAGCAGGATGAAATTGTCACTCAAAACGAAGAACTGGTACAACAAAGAGAAGAGATACTTGCTCAACAAAGCTTTGTTACCAGCCAAAACCAAGAGCTTTCCTTCAAAAATCAACAAATTAAAAGTAGCATTAACTCGGCGTTACATATTCAAAAAGCAATTTTGCCTTACCAACAAAAGCTGCGTAATTTATTGTCCGACTACTTTGTGATATACCGCCCAAAAGATGTAGTATCAGGCGATTTTTATTGGATAAACAAAGTAAAAGACAAGACTATTTTAATAGCCGCTGATTGTACCGGACATGGCATACCAGGCGCCTTTATGTCGTTAATTTGCCACACCTTATTTGACAAAATTATTCGCACCTGCCATATTACCGACTCGGCAGAAATACTAGAAAAAGCTCAAAACGAAATACGGGATTTACTCAGGCAACAAGAGTTGGGTTATGCCAATGGGATGGATGTTTGTCTGGTGGTATTAGAAAGCCTCAAAGATAATGTTAAAATACAGTTTACGGGTGCCAGACGTCCTTTGTATGTAATAAAACACGGATGCCCAACAATAGAAGAGTTGCGTGGTGATCGCATGTCTATTGGGGGTAGGGAACGACGTAACCAAGTAAAGTTTAGTAGTCAACAACTCATACTTAAAACGGGTAGTTTGCTGTACCTTAGCTCTGATGGCTACGCCGACCAAAACAATATAAACAGGAGGCCCTATACAACCAACCAACTGAAAACAACCCTGGAGAGTGTCAAAGACCATTCTATGACAAAGCAAAAAGAAATACTTGAGGCAAAATTGCAAACCCACATGCGAGGTACAGACCAACGTGACGACATTATGCTGATAGGAGTAAAACTAGGATAA
- a CDS encoding sensor histidine kinase: MPTITNTFFIAQRIACVWVFLVSFGLPQLTQAQAVPLLFKIDQFKQSYLLDSTTQILEDSLNLFTIEQTSNVDFQTKFKALSSAPPTNARSVYWLRISLHNNLPRDTEWILHVGYTNRATLYVSSPRKKNNQWQPQYSGKFVTQNQKQIKEGRHSQFGIFLPKGATRICYIKIHSIDARMPKIAPKLYSYYHWHQHIAHRNLIQGFFQGFLWLLAIYYTFVYFVMKDKLYLYYSGYIIGIAIYFLAISGLLIENIFSKAPILNEFAWYFSAQLTMIIYLQLFRKFLLTQTFTPWWDQILVWWIKARLILLPAGCITMLVSFNLTRTNWLIISSVLTDILLTILVLGQLYKHRTRFTNFFVAGMLFFMMGTGITIGWFIQDTSSPVQPHFIQIGICLQLFSYAIGLGVRFRHNEIQKRYHQKILIAELQTHQEIARQINTELENKVEKRTKEVASKNTRLEAQNKVLVTQKDRLEALNSIKAKLFSIISHDLRSPINSIQGVLHLMNSDDLSSQEVKSLSNKLNNQVQITQNLLDNLLYWSKLQMQGINVNYTKVNLFQLAENTLHLFDTSNSKKLKLHNVVQEDAYAWADANMVALIIRNLIANAVKFTPYGGSITVKVCSNDQDYLKVSINDTGVGIAADNIPLIFDQAAHFSTPGTAQEKGTGLGLMLCQEFVEKNHGKIWVESTLGEGSSFIFTLPKRPLNI, from the coding sequence TTGCCCACAATAACAAATACATTTTTTATAGCTCAAAGGATAGCCTGTGTATGGGTGTTTTTGGTAAGCTTTGGTTTGCCCCAGCTCACTCAAGCCCAAGCTGTTCCTTTATTATTCAAAATTGATCAGTTTAAACAAAGCTATTTACTTGATAGCACTACACAAATATTGGAAGATTCACTGAACCTTTTCACTATTGAACAAACAAGCAATGTAGATTTTCAAACAAAATTTAAAGCCTTATCCAGTGCTCCTCCTACCAACGCCCGTAGTGTCTATTGGCTTAGGATTTCATTACACAATAACTTGCCCAGAGATACAGAATGGATATTACATGTTGGCTATACCAACAGAGCCACATTGTATGTATCAAGCCCAAGAAAGAAAAACAACCAATGGCAACCTCAATACAGCGGTAAATTTGTTACCCAAAACCAAAAACAAATCAAAGAAGGAAGACATAGTCAGTTTGGTATATTTTTGCCTAAAGGAGCTACTCGCATCTGTTATATAAAAATACACAGTATAGACGCTCGTATGCCTAAAATAGCCCCCAAACTTTATAGCTATTATCACTGGCACCAACACATTGCCCACCGCAACCTTATCCAAGGTTTTTTTCAAGGTTTTTTATGGCTACTGGCCATTTATTACACCTTTGTATACTTTGTAATGAAAGACAAGCTCTACCTTTATTACTCTGGATATATTATAGGCATCGCCATCTATTTTCTCGCTATTTCAGGGTTATTGATAGAAAATATTTTCAGCAAAGCCCCTATACTCAATGAGTTTGCCTGGTATTTTTCGGCTCAACTCACGATGATTATATACCTTCAGTTATTTCGTAAGTTTTTACTCACCCAAACATTTACCCCTTGGTGGGATCAAATACTTGTATGGTGGATAAAAGCCCGCCTGATATTATTGCCTGCGGGGTGTATTACTATGTTGGTATCATTTAACCTTACCCGTACCAACTGGCTCATTATCAGCAGTGTGTTGACAGACATTCTACTTACTATCCTTGTATTAGGTCAGCTTTACAAACACAGAACTCGATTTACCAACTTTTTTGTAGCAGGCATGCTATTTTTTATGATGGGCACAGGCATTACCATAGGGTGGTTTATTCAAGACACCTCGTCTCCAGTACAACCACACTTTATTCAAATAGGGATATGTCTGCAGTTGTTTTCTTATGCCATAGGCTTAGGAGTACGCTTTCGCCACAACGAAATACAAAAACGTTATCATCAAAAAATTCTTATTGCAGAGCTACAAACCCACCAAGAGATTGCAAGACAGATAAATACAGAACTGGAAAACAAGGTAGAAAAACGTACCAAGGAGGTGGCAAGTAAAAACACCCGACTAGAGGCACAAAATAAAGTACTGGTGACCCAAAAAGACCGACTGGAAGCGCTTAATAGCATCAAAGCCAAGTTGTTTTCTATCATTTCACACGATTTACGCAGCCCTATTAATTCTATTCAAGGAGTATTACACCTTATGAACTCTGACGACCTATCATCGCAAGAGGTAAAATCATTGTCAAACAAGCTCAACAACCAAGTACAGATCACCCAAAACCTGCTAGATAACTTATTGTATTGGTCAAAGTTACAAATGCAAGGAATCAACGTAAATTATACTAAAGTGAACTTGTTCCAATTGGCAGAAAACACCCTACACTTGTTTGATACATCTAACAGTAAAAAACTAAAACTGCATAATGTAGTTCAAGAAGATGCTTATGCCTGGGCTGACGCCAACATGGTGGCATTGATTATAAGAAACCTGATAGCCAACGCTGTAAAGTTTACTCCTTATGGTGGAAGTATCACAGTAAAAGTGTGTAGTAACGACCAAGACTACCTCAAGGTATCGATCAATGACACTGGAGTAGGCATTGCTGCTGACAACATTCCACTGATATTTGACCAGGCAGCTCATTTTAGTACGCCTGGTACCGCCCAGGAAAAAGGAACAGGTTTGGGTTTAATGCTTTGTCAGGAGTTTGTAGAAAAAAACCACGGCAAGATATGGGTAGAAAGTACCTTAGGGGAAGGCAGCAGTTTTATATTTACCCTACCCAAACGTCCCCTCAATATATAA